The DNA sequence AAACTTAAAAATAACTAAAGTGTTTAAAAACTTTTGTGTCTTTTGTGGTTAAGTTTACTACGGTTCTCAATACATTTTTCTATAAGGTTGCTGTTATCGATTGAAATTACTTCATATTCATTCATAATAGCAAAGTCAGTAAAAGATCAGGAACCAAAAAATCAAAGATTTTAAAAAGCTTATGTGCACTTCTATGCAGTATGCATTAAACTCAAACTCACTTAAGTGTTTAAAAACTTTTGTGACTTTTGACTACGTCGAACCTTCGGTTTGTGGTTGAATTTACGGTTCTCGATACATTTTTTCTCATTTCATGATGAAAAACACTCTAACTGACGGGTAATGTCTTTAAAAACAGTAAATTAATTCAAAAAATTCCCTATAAAGTTATTTTAATTAACATAATTTTTATTTTTTTATCGTTTTTTTAATAGCACCACTATCCTGTTAGGAACAATTATTGAACTTTTATTAGTACACCAAAACAGAATATTATGAAAAAGTTGATGTTGCTAACCCTGGGTTTAGGGATATTTGCAGTGAGTTGCGGGACAAAGGAGGCACAAATGTCATCAGGAAATAAAGATTCTACAGCAGTAGATCAGTCGGTAAAACCGACATCTTCTACGACTGATACGATGAATACAAAGATGACTACTCCTGACAGTATCAAAATGAAAATGGATACTGTAAAAGCTCCGGCAACCCGATAATAATTTTTTAATTAAATATGGAAAATCCGCAGACGAAACGCTGCGGATTTTTATTGTTTAGTAAAGAAGTATCTCCAGTATTTTAAGTTCTCGTCACAGGATCTTTATTATTTACAACTCCATTTCTACCGATGAAATATATTGATACCTGATGATTTTCAAAAATAGCTTTGATTACTTTGCTTTTATACTCTGTATTGTTCGTTCTTTACTGTTAATATTTTTCTATATTTGATTCTACAAACATTAAAATAAATTACTATGAGAAAATTATGGATCGGAGTCATTTTAGGCTCACTTTTTTTAGGTAGTTGTGCTCAGAATAAAGAAAAGCGTGAAGAGTTTAAAGATGAACATGATAAGAATGCCATGAGAAATACAATGGGCGATTCAGCTGTTGCTAATTCGGAACAGGCTCCGGCGATGAAATCGGATACTGTAAAAATGAAAACAGATTCTACAAAAACAAAATAATAAAATAATCCGCAGAAATTCTGCGGATTATTTTATTAGAAAGGGATTATTAAAAATATCCTATCAAAAAATACAATATCGTAACAATTCTCACTACTGCACGACTTATCAATTAACATATTTGTTACATTTGTAATTAATAAAAAGTATTTATGAAAAAGTTAGCTATACTCTCTTCCATCTTTATTGGAATACTTGCCTTTGGACAAGGAATAAAGTTTGAAGATACCAGCTTTGCAAGCGTTGTTGCCAAAGCGAAAAAAGAAAACAAACTTATTTTTATCGACGCCTATGCTTCGTGGTGTGGACCATGTAAACTGATGGTCAAAAATATTTTCCCTTTGAAAGATGTTGGGGATTATTATAATGCTCATTTTATCAATGCAAAAATTGATATGGAAAAAGGAGAAGGAATAGATCTGGCCAAAAAATATAATGTTAAGGCTTTTCCTACCTATCTATTTATCAATGGAAATGGTGAAGAAGTACACAGAACTTTAGGGTATGTAGAAGAAAAAGATTTTATTCAGTTTGCTAAAGATGCTGAAGACCCTAACAAGAGATTGACGGCATTGAAACAAAAATTTGAGAATGGAGAAAAAGATCCGGAATTCTTAAAGAATCTTGCCGAT is a window from the Chryseobacterium sp. T16E-39 genome containing:
- a CDS encoding cytochrome C551, whose translation is MKKLMLLTLGLGIFAVSCGTKEAQMSSGNKDSTAVDQSVKPTSSTTDTMNTKMTTPDSIKMKMDTVKAPATR